The following coding sequences are from one Kallotenue papyrolyticum window:
- a CDS encoding STAS domain-containing protein codes for MRSLRAIVFAALLVQVVIVVLLVSLWLAMTRQSNLLIRETQRHTERAQRANRAAATLATARRLEKDFFLAINSTNRNVSSDQAYAAWHAAYLSLGQRLDELEAVLDKQQHGTQLTAWEQVYQMYGRGFDMIARSYPAESRSPQEANEAMNAFDGPLQRFLDQLNAFAAEQNRLTEQSWERLAQQRRTLNITLFATGAGGVLLSLALAFWLSRRLTTPVLALTNAAERVAQGDFEVRVPGHSRHELGLLGLAFNRMAEQLRAQHRTLTRRADELEAANQQQQELLAQLQASLDEREALTATIRELSVPVIPVLPGVLIVPLVGTFDTARAADLHQIVLQRVEKTRARQVLLDVTGVPVLDTAVAQMLIQLTNALRLLGAQPTLVGVRPEVAQTLVHLGVQFHRLMIKADLENAILALLSHQRLRQAV; via the coding sequence ATGCGGAGCCTGCGTGCAATTGTCTTCGCTGCCCTGCTGGTGCAGGTCGTGATTGTGGTGCTGTTGGTTAGCCTCTGGTTGGCGATGACGCGCCAGTCGAATCTGCTGATTCGTGAAACACAGCGCCACACGGAACGGGCCCAACGCGCCAACCGCGCGGCAGCCACCCTGGCAACCGCACGGCGTCTGGAGAAAGACTTTTTCCTGGCGATCAACAGCACGAACCGCAATGTGTCGAGCGATCAGGCCTATGCCGCCTGGCATGCCGCCTACCTGAGCCTGGGGCAACGTCTGGACGAGTTGGAAGCCGTGCTCGACAAGCAACAACACGGCACCCAACTGACGGCCTGGGAACAGGTCTACCAGATGTACGGTCGGGGCTTCGACATGATCGCCCGCTCCTACCCCGCCGAGTCGCGCAGCCCGCAAGAGGCCAACGAAGCGATGAACGCCTTTGACGGGCCGCTGCAGCGCTTCCTAGATCAACTAAACGCCTTTGCTGCCGAGCAGAACCGCCTGACCGAGCAGAGCTGGGAGCGCTTAGCCCAACAGCGCCGCACGCTGAACATCACGCTCTTCGCCACCGGCGCCGGTGGTGTGCTGCTCAGTCTGGCGCTGGCCTTCTGGCTATCACGGCGCCTCACCACGCCCGTACTGGCCTTGACCAACGCTGCCGAGCGCGTGGCCCAGGGCGACTTCGAGGTGCGCGTTCCCGGCCACTCGCGTCACGAGCTGGGCCTGCTGGGCCTGGCCTTCAACCGCATGGCCGAACAACTCCGCGCGCAGCACCGCACGCTGACACGGCGCGCCGATGAACTGGAAGCGGCCAACCAGCAACAGCAGGAGCTGCTGGCGCAGTTGCAGGCCAGCCTCGACGAGCGCGAGGCGCTGACGGCGACGATCCGCGAACTTTCGGTGCCGGTGATCCCTGTCCTGCCGGGCGTGCTGATCGTGCCGCTGGTCGGCACCTTCGATACCGCACGCGCCGCCGATCTGCACCAGATTGTGCTGCAGCGTGTGGAAAAGACGCGCGCCCGTCAGGTGCTGCTGGATGTCACCGGCGTGCCGGTGCTGGACACGGCCGTTGCCCAGATGTTGATCCAACTTACCAATGCGCTGCGCCTGCTCGGCGCACAGCCAACCCTGGTCGGGGTGCGGCCCGAAGTCGCCCAGACCCTGGTGCATCTGGGCGTCCAGTTCCACAGGCTGATGATCAAAGCCGATCTCGAGAATGCCATCCTCGCACTGCTCAGCCATCAGCGGTTGCGTCAGGCCGTATAA
- a CDS encoding dienelactone hydrolase family protein: protein MQQAAQTREISIPLPDATTPLSGTLTIPPGAQGIVLFAHGSGSSRHSPRNRFVARVLQEAGLATLLIDLLTAEEELIDRRTAQLRFDIGLLARRLTTAADWLQHQPETQHLALGLFGASTGAAAALVTAAARPDLVRAVVSRGGRPDLAGSVLEQVRAPTLLIVGGNDAPVIVLNQAAMRRLRAPHELRIIPGASHLFEEPGALEAVARLAADWFRRYLHADAARAAG, encoded by the coding sequence ATGCAGCAGGCGGCACAGACGCGGGAGATCAGCATTCCCCTGCCGGACGCAACGACGCCGCTGAGCGGCACGCTGACGATCCCGCCCGGCGCGCAGGGGATCGTGCTCTTTGCCCACGGTAGTGGCAGCAGCCGGCACAGCCCGCGCAACCGCTTCGTCGCGCGCGTGTTGCAGGAGGCCGGCCTGGCCACGCTGCTGATCGATCTGCTGACCGCCGAGGAAGAGCTGATCGATCGGCGCACGGCGCAACTGCGCTTCGACATCGGTCTGCTGGCGCGGCGGCTCACTACCGCCGCCGACTGGCTGCAGCATCAGCCGGAAACACAGCACCTGGCGTTGGGCCTGTTTGGCGCCAGCACCGGTGCCGCCGCCGCGCTGGTGACCGCTGCCGCCCGTCCCGATCTGGTGCGCGCGGTGGTCAGCCGTGGCGGACGGCCCGATCTGGCGGGCTCAGTGCTGGAACAGGTGCGCGCGCCCACGCTGCTGATCGTCGGCGGCAACGACGCGCCGGTGATCGTCCTCAACCAGGCGGCCATGCGCCGGCTGCGTGCGCCGCACGAACTGCGCATCATTCCAGGCGCATCGCACCTGTTCGAGGAACCCGGCGCGCTGGAAGCGGTGGCGCGCCTGGCCGCGGACTGGTTCCGCCGCTACCTGCATGCCGATGCAGCGCGCGCGGCGGGCTGA
- a CDS encoding NAD(+) synthase: MTLPFHSIYRHGFVRVAVGVPWVRVADPAYNAARTIGLIRRAHAQQAALVLFPELGLSAYSNDDLFQQDALLEATEAALAEVLAATRDLTPVVVVGAPLRFEQKLFNCGVVLYRGRILGVVPKSYLPNYREFYEKRQFSSGLHALSREVELLGQRVPFGNDLIFTATTLPHFALHVEICEDLWTPIPPSTYAALAGATVLANLSASNITIGKAEYRRDLCAAQSGKCLAAYLYSAAGPGESTTDLAWDGHALIYENNECLAESQRFADEEQLISADIDLERLVQERMRLTSFNDSAREYAERLRQLRRVPFDFAVPDGTVPLQRVIERFPYVPGDPAVRDERCFEAYNIQVHGLIKRLTATGIQKVVIGVSGGLDSTQALIVAAKAMDRLGWPRSNILAYTMPGFATSQRTRTNAWRLMEALGVSAHELDIRPAALQMLRDIGHPFAQGEAVYDVTFENVQAGERTSHLFRLANFHNALVLGTGDLSELALGWATYGVGDHMSHYNVNASVPKTLIQHLIRWVIDTRQFDEATSATLQSILETEISPELVPPTAGDPADREAGPAQSTEAQIGPYELQDFNLYYITRYGFRPSKVAFLSHHAWRDRTQGVWPAGLREDQRHEYDLATIKHWLEVFVYRFFKLSQFKRSALPNGPKVGSGGSLSPRGDWRAPSDAEATVWLEELRRNVPDA; this comes from the coding sequence ATGACGCTACCGTTTCATTCGATCTACCGTCACGGCTTTGTGCGTGTGGCCGTGGGCGTACCCTGGGTGCGCGTCGCCGATCCGGCCTACAACGCAGCGCGCACAATCGGCCTGATCCGGCGCGCGCATGCCCAGCAGGCGGCGCTGGTGCTGTTTCCGGAGCTGGGGCTTTCGGCCTACAGCAACGACGATCTGTTTCAGCAGGACGCGCTGCTGGAGGCGACCGAAGCGGCGCTGGCCGAGGTGCTGGCCGCCACGCGCGATCTGACGCCGGTGGTCGTCGTGGGCGCGCCGTTGCGCTTTGAGCAGAAGCTGTTCAACTGCGGGGTGGTGCTCTACCGCGGGCGCATCCTGGGGGTTGTGCCCAAGAGCTACCTGCCCAACTACCGCGAGTTCTATGAAAAACGGCAGTTCAGCTCCGGGCTGCACGCCCTGAGTCGCGAGGTGGAGCTGCTGGGCCAGCGCGTGCCCTTCGGCAACGATCTGATCTTCACGGCGACGACGCTGCCGCACTTCGCGCTGCATGTCGAGATCTGCGAGGACCTCTGGACGCCGATCCCGCCCAGCACCTATGCCGCACTGGCAGGCGCGACGGTGCTAGCCAATCTGTCGGCCAGCAACATCACCATCGGCAAGGCGGAGTACCGCCGCGATCTGTGCGCCGCGCAGTCGGGCAAGTGCCTGGCGGCCTACCTCTACTCCGCTGCCGGTCCGGGCGAGTCGACTACCGATCTGGCCTGGGATGGCCACGCCCTGATCTACGAGAACAACGAATGCCTGGCCGAATCGCAGCGCTTCGCCGATGAGGAGCAATTGATCAGCGCCGATATCGATCTGGAGCGGCTGGTGCAGGAGCGCATGCGCCTGACCAGCTTTAACGACAGCGCGCGCGAGTATGCCGAGCGCCTGCGTCAGCTCCGTCGCGTGCCGTTCGACTTCGCTGTGCCCGACGGAACCGTGCCGCTGCAGCGCGTGATCGAGCGCTTCCCCTATGTGCCGGGCGATCCCGCGGTGCGTGACGAACGCTGTTTCGAGGCCTACAACATTCAGGTGCACGGCCTGATCAAGCGCCTGACGGCTACCGGCATCCAGAAGGTGGTGATCGGTGTGTCGGGCGGTCTGGATTCGACCCAGGCGCTGATCGTGGCGGCCAAGGCCATGGATCGCCTGGGCTGGCCGCGCAGCAACATTCTGGCCTATACCATGCCCGGCTTTGCCACCAGCCAGCGCACGCGTACCAACGCCTGGCGGCTGATGGAGGCGCTGGGTGTCAGCGCCCACGAGCTCGACATCCGTCCTGCGGCGCTGCAGATGCTGCGCGATATCGGCCATCCCTTCGCTCAGGGCGAGGCGGTGTACGACGTTACCTTCGAGAACGTGCAGGCCGGCGAGCGCACCTCACACCTGTTTCGGCTGGCGAATTTCCACAACGCGCTGGTGCTGGGCACCGGCGATCTGAGCGAGCTGGCGCTGGGTTGGGCCACCTACGGCGTCGGCGATCACATGTCGCACTACAACGTCAACGCCTCGGTGCCCAAAACCCTGATCCAGCACCTGATCCGCTGGGTGATCGACACGCGCCAGTTCGACGAGGCGACCAGCGCGACGCTCCAGTCGATCCTGGAGACCGAGATCTCGCCGGAGCTGGTGCCGCCCACCGCCGGCGATCCCGCCGATCGCGAGGCCGGTCCCGCGCAAAGTACCGAAGCGCAGATCGGCCCGTACGAGTTGCAGGATTTCAACCTGTACTACATCACGCGCTACGGCTTTCGGCCCAGCAAGGTGGCCTTTTTGAGCCACCACGCCTGGCGCGACCGGACGCAGGGTGTCTGGCCGGCGGGACTGCGCGAGGATCAACGCCACGAGTATGATCTGGCGACGATCAAGCACTGGCTGGAGGTTTTTGTCTATCGCTTCTTCAAGCTCAGCCAGTTCAAGCGTTCGGCGCTGCCCAACGGGCCCAAGGTCGGCTCGGGCGGGTCGCTCTCGCCGCGCGGCGACTGGCGCGCGCCCAGCGACGCGGAAGCGACGGTGTGGTTGGAGGAGCTGCGCCGCAACGTGCCGGATGCCTGA
- a CDS encoding aminotransferase class V-fold PLP-dependent enzyme — translation MRSGGVAPTTEATLQALRAAEFPVAGQYIYLNHAALGPLPRRTADAIAELAQDFRDRGVLAEAKWFGAIARTRALVAQLLNVSPDDLAFTKNTSQGLNIVAASLPWRPGDVIVTVRGEFPANVYPWLALQQRGVQVRFVKMRHGQICLADLESALQGARLLAISWVQYSNGFRIDLEAVSRLCAQRGVWLCLDAIQGVGALPIDLQATPVDFCAFGAHKWLLAPQGVGVLYVNPRVRDLLQPANVGWLGVEWRDYTAFDYDSPLSASAARYEEGTRPLVGIAGLEQSLRLLLEVGPEPIAAHLLDLTDYLAQRLLERGYSVLSPLEPRQRSGILTFCHAQRSAQELFAALRQARIVGAVREGGVRISPHLYNTREEMDAVLAALPV, via the coding sequence ATGAGGAGCGGCGGCGTTGCACCGACAACCGAAGCCACACTCCAGGCGTTACGCGCAGCAGAGTTTCCGGTTGCGGGACAATACATCTACCTCAATCACGCGGCGCTGGGCCCGCTGCCGCGGCGCACGGCGGACGCCATCGCCGAGCTGGCGCAGGACTTCCGCGATCGCGGCGTGCTGGCCGAGGCCAAATGGTTCGGCGCGATCGCCCGTACCCGCGCGTTGGTGGCCCAACTCCTCAATGTCTCCCCCGACGACCTGGCCTTTACCAAGAACACCAGTCAGGGCCTCAACATCGTCGCCGCCAGCCTGCCCTGGCGACCGGGCGATGTGATCGTCACCGTGCGTGGCGAGTTCCCGGCCAACGTCTATCCCTGGCTGGCGCTGCAGCAACGTGGCGTGCAGGTACGCTTCGTCAAGATGCGCCATGGGCAGATCTGCCTGGCCGATCTGGAGAGCGCCCTGCAGGGTGCCCGGCTGCTGGCGATCTCCTGGGTGCAGTACAGCAACGGCTTTCGCATCGACCTGGAAGCCGTCAGCCGCCTGTGTGCACAGCGCGGCGTGTGGCTGTGTCTGGATGCGATCCAGGGCGTCGGCGCGCTGCCGATCGATCTGCAGGCCACGCCCGTGGATTTCTGCGCCTTTGGCGCGCACAAGTGGTTGCTCGCGCCGCAGGGCGTTGGCGTGCTCTATGTCAATCCGCGCGTGCGCGATCTGCTGCAACCGGCCAACGTCGGCTGGCTGGGCGTGGAATGGCGCGACTACACCGCCTTCGATTACGACTCGCCCTTGTCGGCCTCGGCGGCGCGCTACGAGGAGGGCACCCGCCCGCTGGTCGGCATCGCCGGCCTGGAGCAGAGCCTGCGCCTGCTGTTGGAGGTGGGGCCGGAGCCAATCGCCGCCCACCTGCTCGATCTGACCGACTACCTGGCACAGCGGTTGCTGGAGCGGGGCTATAGCGTGCTGTCGCCGTTGGAGCCACGGCAGCGTTCCGGCATTCTGACCTTCTGTCATGCGCAGCGCTCAGCCCAGGAGCTGTTCGCGGCGCTGCGCCAGGCGCGGATCGTCGGCGCGGTGCGCGAAGGCGGCGTGCGCATCTCGCCGCACCTGTATAATACTCGGGAA
- a CDS encoding heavy-metal-associated domain-containing protein: MSMEFTVPSMSCQHCVNAITREVSNLPGVRQVKVDLGSKRVRVEAAPDVSPEAVAEAIREAGYDDVTLAR, from the coding sequence ATGAGCATGGAGTTTACCGTACCCTCGATGTCCTGCCAGCACTGCGTCAACGCCATCACCAGGGAGGTGTCGAACCTGCCGGGCGTGCGGCAGGTCAAGGTCGATCTCGGCAGCAAGCGCGTGCGGGTCGAGGCCGCGCCCGACGTCAGCCCGGAGGCCGTGGCCGAGGCGATCCGCGAAGCCGGCTACGATGACGTGACGCTTGCCCGCTGA
- a CDS encoding heavy metal translocating P-type ATPase, with amino-acid sequence MTTNQASTSTQQITLPVTGMTCAACVNRVEKALRRLEGVEQAQVNLATEQTSVTYDPQRVQPATLIQAIERSGYGVITEQLELPIGGMTCAACVNRVEKALRRVDGVLDASVNLATERARVTLIPGVADVAALRAAVERAGYSVIEPAAGETTAGEDSEAAARRAEVRDRLRRLIVSVAFGLPLFVLSMLQDLGLIGPWLIGAADALPHGGMADHLPANQNLLNWLFLALATPVQCYAGAGFYRDAWNALRHRSANMGTLIALGTSAAYGYSLAVLLFGLRGHVYFETAAVIIALVLVGRFLEARARSQTGAAIRALMGLQPRTARVLRSGQEVDVPIAEVRVGEVLVVRPGEKIPVDGVILSGQSTVDESMLTGESLPVDKRPGDAVTGGTLNRAGAFQMRATRVGRDTALAQIIRLVQEAQGSKAPVQRLADRIAAIFVPVVLLIALATFVSWLLATGDATRALIFAVAVLVIACPCALGLATPTAIMVGTGVGARHGILIRNAEALERASVLTTVVLDKTGTITAGQPAVTDVLPMGVAQETLLTLAASAERLSEHPLAQAIVAAARTQGLALAQPTDFTALAGHGIRATVDGQCLLVGSPRLMREQGIDLAALEPAIERLQRAGRTAVIVARDGVALGAIGIADPVKPTSAAAIAALKRLGLEVKMLTGDHRRTALAIAHSVGLDDADVLAEVLPERKAEEIRRLQTQGRRVAMVGDGINDAPALAQADVGIAMGSGTDVAMEAADITLLRGDLRAVAQAIHLSRRTMRTIKWNLFWAFAYNVVGIPLAAGAFYPLTGWQLSPIFAAGAMAFSSVLVVSNSLRLRRLDLNATDTRQPEPRWQPQQA; translated from the coding sequence ATGACCACCAACCAGGCAAGCACAAGCACGCAACAGATCACGCTCCCGGTGACAGGCATGACCTGCGCCGCGTGCGTCAATCGCGTGGAAAAGGCGCTGCGCCGCCTCGAGGGCGTGGAGCAGGCGCAGGTCAACCTGGCCACCGAACAGACCAGCGTCACCTACGATCCGCAGCGCGTCCAGCCGGCAACGCTGATCCAGGCCATCGAACGCAGCGGCTATGGCGTGATCACGGAGCAGCTCGAACTGCCGATCGGCGGCATGACCTGCGCCGCGTGCGTCAATCGCGTGGAAAAGGCGCTGCGCCGCGTCGACGGCGTGCTCGATGCCAGCGTTAATCTGGCGACCGAACGCGCCCGCGTGACGCTGATTCCCGGCGTAGCGGATGTCGCGGCGCTACGCGCAGCGGTGGAGCGCGCGGGCTACAGCGTGATCGAACCGGCGGCGGGCGAGACCACCGCCGGGGAGGACAGCGAAGCCGCGGCGCGCCGCGCCGAGGTGCGCGATCGCCTGCGCCGGTTGATCGTTTCGGTCGCCTTCGGCCTGCCGCTGTTCGTGCTCTCGATGCTGCAGGACCTGGGGTTGATCGGGCCCTGGCTGATCGGCGCGGCGGACGCGCTGCCGCATGGCGGCATGGCCGACCATCTCCCCGCCAACCAGAACCTGCTCAACTGGTTATTTCTGGCGCTGGCGACACCGGTGCAGTGCTACGCCGGCGCGGGCTTCTACCGCGATGCCTGGAACGCACTGCGCCACCGTTCGGCCAACATGGGCACGCTGATCGCCCTGGGCACGTCGGCCGCCTACGGCTACAGCCTGGCCGTGCTGCTCTTTGGGCTGAGGGGTCACGTCTATTTCGAAACCGCCGCGGTGATCATCGCGCTGGTGCTGGTCGGGCGCTTCCTGGAGGCACGCGCCCGCAGCCAGACCGGCGCCGCCATTCGCGCGCTGATGGGCTTGCAACCACGTACCGCGCGCGTGCTGCGCAGCGGCCAGGAGGTGGACGTGCCCATCGCCGAGGTGCGCGTCGGCGAGGTGCTGGTGGTGCGGCCTGGCGAAAAGATCCCTGTGGACGGCGTGATCCTCAGTGGACAGTCCACGGTCGATGAAAGCATGCTCACCGGCGAAAGCCTGCCCGTGGACAAACGCCCCGGGGACGCGGTCACCGGCGGCACGCTCAACCGCGCCGGCGCGTTCCAGATGCGCGCCACGCGCGTGGGCCGCGACACGGCGCTGGCGCAGATCATTCGCCTGGTGCAGGAAGCGCAGGGCTCGAAAGCGCCGGTGCAGCGCCTGGCCGACCGCATCGCGGCGATCTTCGTGCCGGTAGTGCTGCTGATCGCGCTGGCGACCTTTGTGAGCTGGCTACTGGCGACCGGCGACGCGACACGCGCGCTGATCTTCGCCGTGGCGGTGCTGGTGATCGCCTGCCCCTGCGCGCTGGGCCTGGCCACGCCCACGGCGATCATGGTCGGCACGGGCGTCGGCGCACGCCACGGCATTCTGATCCGCAACGCCGAGGCGCTGGAGCGCGCCAGCGTGCTGACCACAGTGGTCTTGGACAAAACCGGCACGATCACCGCCGGGCAGCCGGCGGTCACAGATGTGCTGCCGATGGGCGTGGCGCAGGAGACGCTGCTGACGCTGGCGGCCAGCGCCGAACGCCTCAGCGAGCATCCACTGGCGCAGGCGATCGTCGCGGCGGCGCGCACGCAGGGTCTGGCGCTGGCGCAACCCACCGATTTCACGGCACTGGCCGGCCACGGCATCCGCGCCACAGTTGACGGGCAGTGCCTGCTGGTCGGCTCGCCACGCCTGATGCGCGAGCAGGGCATCGACCTGGCCGCCCTGGAGCCGGCAATCGAACGGCTGCAGCGCGCGGGCAGAACGGCGGTCATCGTTGCCCGCGACGGCGTGGCGCTGGGCGCGATTGGCATCGCCGATCCGGTCAAGCCTACCTCGGCAGCAGCGATCGCGGCACTCAAGCGACTGGGCCTGGAGGTCAAGATGCTGACCGGCGATCACCGGCGCACCGCGCTGGCGATTGCCCATAGCGTCGGCCTGGACGACGCCGACGTGCTGGCCGAGGTGCTACCCGAGCGCAAAGCCGAGGAGATCCGCCGCCTGCAGACGCAGGGCCGACGCGTCGCCATGGTTGGCGATGGCATCAACGATGCGCCGGCTCTGGCGCAGGCCGACGTGGGCATTGCCATGGGCAGCGGTACCGACGTCGCCATGGAAGCTGCCGACATCACGCTCCTGCGCGGCGATCTGCGGGCCGTAGCACAGGCGATCCACCTCTCGCGACGGACCATGCGCACCATCAAGTGGAACCTGTTCTGGGCCTTCGCCTACAACGTGGTCGGCATCCCGCTGGCGGCAGGCGCGTTCTACCCGCTCACCGGCTGGCAGCTCTCGCCGATCTTCGCTGCCGGTGCGATGGCCTTTTCGTCGGTGCTGGTGGTCAGCAACTCGCTGCGCCTGCGGCGGCTCGACCTCAACGCCACAGACACCCGCCAACCCGAGCCGCGCTGGCAGCCGCAACAGGCCTGA
- a CDS encoding dipeptide epimerase translates to MPTTIVELRCAPLDVPLIEPFAIATGAQAVAQNVLVELQLADGTCGYGEAAPFPAVTGETQAGTLAALAQLRAYVVGRDAQQWRAIAAELSAVAPEAAAARCALEMALLDALTKRSGLPLRVFFGGAESELETDMTITAGSVAHAAASARAIAARGIRTIKLKIGGDPLIDVERVAAVHAAVPDAPLILDGNCGYDADSALDLLAALRARNIPIALFEQPVARHDLDGLARVTRAGGVLVAADESVSDAGDALRVVERRAAHVVNIKLMKSGIVEALAIAAICRAAGLELMIGGMVETLLAMNVSAHLAAGLGGFRFVDLDTPLFMADQPFSGGWRQQGGRLALGHVQAGHGVTPRAPLPADAAL, encoded by the coding sequence ATGCCGACGACGATTGTCGAACTGCGCTGCGCGCCGTTGGATGTGCCCCTGATCGAGCCGTTTGCGATTGCCACCGGTGCGCAGGCAGTGGCGCAGAACGTGTTGGTAGAGCTGCAGCTGGCCGACGGTACGTGCGGCTATGGCGAGGCTGCGCCCTTTCCGGCCGTCACCGGCGAGACCCAGGCCGGCACGCTGGCGGCGCTGGCGCAGCTGCGCGCATACGTTGTGGGCCGTGATGCGCAGCAGTGGCGTGCGATTGCCGCGGAGCTCTCTGCCGTTGCGCCCGAGGCCGCCGCGGCGCGCTGCGCGCTGGAGATGGCGCTGCTCGACGCGCTCACCAAACGCAGCGGCTTGCCGTTGCGCGTCTTTTTTGGCGGCGCCGAGAGCGAGCTGGAAACGGACATGACCATCACCGCCGGCTCGGTGGCGCATGCCGCGGCCTCGGCGCGGGCCATCGCCGCGCGCGGCATCCGCACGATCAAGCTCAAAATCGGTGGCGATCCGCTGATCGATGTGGAGCGCGTGGCGGCAGTACATGCTGCCGTGCCCGACGCGCCACTGATCCTCGACGGCAACTGCGGCTATGATGCGGATAGCGCGCTCGACTTGCTTGCTGCGCTCCGTGCGCGCAACATCCCGATTGCGCTCTTCGAGCAGCCGGTGGCGCGCCACGACCTCGACGGCCTCGCGCGCGTGACGCGCGCAGGCGGTGTGCTGGTCGCGGCGGACGAGTCGGTGTCCGACGCCGGCGACGCGCTGCGCGTGGTCGAGCGGCGCGCGGCGCATGTGGTCAACATCAAGCTGATGAAATCCGGCATCGTGGAAGCGCTGGCCATCGCTGCGATCTGTCGCGCCGCCGGCCTGGAGTTGATGATCGGCGGGATGGTCGAGACCCTGCTGGCGATGAACGTCAGTGCGCACTTGGCCGCCGGTCTAGGTGGCTTCCGTTTTGTCGATCTCGACACGCCGCTGTTCATGGCCGACCAGCCCTTCAGTGGCGGTTGGCGTCAGCAGGGCGGACGGCTGGCGCTGGGACATGTGCAGGCCGGTCACGGTGTCACGCCGCGCGCGCCGCTGCCGGCTGACGCGGCGCTGTAG
- a CDS encoding ANTAR domain-containing response regulator: MTATRILIAEDNELVALTLEEQLTALGYQVVGVARSGTEAVRLTRLLSPDLVIMDMQLPEMNGDEAAREIGRQHPTPVVMLTAYSDSEHIRRAEASGALAYLVKPVNPEELPPTIDVALARFQELRSLRERIDTLQEEIEARKIIERAKGILMQRRKIGGEQAMQLMRQWAEERKKTVREIAQAIVDAEALLS; encoded by the coding sequence ATGACGGCAACGCGAATCCTGATTGCTGAGGATAACGAACTGGTTGCCCTGACGCTTGAAGAGCAACTCACCGCCCTGGGCTATCAGGTTGTGGGCGTGGCGCGCAGCGGCACGGAAGCTGTGCGGCTGACCAGACTGCTCAGCCCCGATCTGGTGATCATGGACATGCAACTGCCTGAAATGAACGGTGATGAAGCCGCGCGCGAGATCGGGCGGCAGCATCCTACGCCGGTTGTGATGCTGACGGCCTACAGCGACAGCGAGCACATTCGCCGCGCCGAGGCCTCGGGCGCGCTGGCCTACCTGGTCAAGCCGGTCAATCCCGAAGAGCTGCCACCAACCATCGATGTGGCGCTGGCGCGCTTTCAGGAGTTGCGCAGCCTGCGCGAGCGTATCGACACGCTGCAGGAAGAGATCGAAGCGCGCAAGATCATCGAACGGGCCAAGGGTATTCTGATGCAACGGCGCAAGATCGGCGGCGAGCAGGCCATGCAGTTGATGCGCCAATGGGCTGAGGAGCGCAAGAAGACGGTGCGCGAGATCGCCCAGGCGATTGTGGATGCTGAAGCGCTCCTATCGTAG
- a CDS encoding cysteine hydrolase family protein has product MPPKNHDLHGNAPDMAPVALLIIDMISDFEFEDGERLFAQALPVAQHLAVLKRRCKAAAIPVIYVNDNWGRWQSNLEKLVHYVVETPTRGAPIARLLAPEADDYFVLKPKQSGFFATTLETLLRYLETRLLILTGVAGDICVLFTANDAYMRDFMLVVPEDCVASVDAEANQRALLHCRRVLRADLTPSQALDLAALRRQAQAPAE; this is encoded by the coding sequence ATGCCGCCCAAAAACCACGACCTGCACGGCAACGCGCCCGATATGGCGCCGGTCGCGCTGCTGATCATCGATATGATCAGCGATTTCGAGTTCGAGGATGGCGAGCGGCTCTTCGCACAGGCGCTGCCGGTTGCTCAGCACCTCGCAGTGCTCAAGCGCCGCTGCAAGGCCGCAGCAATCCCGGTGATCTACGTCAACGACAACTGGGGACGCTGGCAATCCAATTTGGAAAAGCTTGTACACTATGTCGTTGAGACGCCGACCCGCGGCGCGCCGATTGCGCGGCTGCTGGCGCCGGAAGCGGATGATTATTTCGTGCTCAAACCCAAACAGTCGGGCTTTTTTGCCACCACGCTGGAAACGCTGTTGCGCTACCTGGAGACGCGCCTGCTGATCCTCACCGGCGTGGCCGGCGATATCTGTGTGCTATTCACGGCCAACGATGCCTATATGCGCGACTTCATGCTAGTTGTTCCGGAAGATTGCGTGGCGTCGGTGGATGCCGAGGCCAATCAGCGCGCGCTGCTCCACTGTCGGCGGGTGTTGCGTGCCGATCTGACGCCATCTCAGGCGCTGGACCTGGCGGCGCTGCGCCGGCAGGCGCAGGCCCCAGCCGAGTGA